In Flavobacterium praedii, the DNA window ACAGAACGATGCAAACTCAATTCATCCGAAACGAAATAGGTCATTCCTTGGTTAAGTTTGAAGAGTTCCCTGTTTTCTAATTCACAATTAAATTTACCTTTCAAAAAAGGTACGATATCTGCTTTTGGACACCAATGGTTTGACATATAATCATCGGAATAAAAAATTTTTGAATTTAAATCGATTCGTAATAATTTGGTTAATATTCAAAATTGTTGCCTTTTTATACATCCAGAAAAAGTAAAATTAGTGAATTCGTGGCTATAAATTAATATATTGAATGGTTACATTAAAAGTAAATTTAAGGAATAAAAAAATCCCCAACTAGTTATAATTGGGGATTAATCTCAAAAACTGAATTTGATATTACTTTTTCTTTAAAAATAAAATTAAACCAAGTACACTAACAATTAAAACAGTTAATGCTGCTAAAACCATTGTCAAATCGCGGATGTTTTTTCCAGCCCAATCCATAAACAAAAATTTATGAAATATGGCAAAAGAATACCCTTCTACTTTATCTGAATTTTGAATGGCAGCTGCTAATCTAGATGTAGCTGTTTCTATAAAATAGGTAGTTTTTTCTGGCGTGTCATATGCTAATTTTATTACGGGCAATCGTTTATTGACAAAGCCATATTCTCGACTTTCAAAGTCGCTTAAAACTTTAGTTTCTAATAAAGGAATGTTTTCTAAACTTGTTTTTTCTGTTGTTCCGCCTTCCATTTCACAACAAGCCTCTTTTGTAACGGTGTCACTAAAAAAGGAAGCCAAAAATTTGGCGTATTCTAAATCAAGGTTTGGAGCTACTTTATTTGTTGTTGTATTGATATAAAGAATTTCCGATTTTGGATTTTCTTTTTTATCCCATTTGGATTTTGAATCTATTTTGGGTGCCTCATATTTTTTATTTTTGGCTAATGTCAATTGGCATCTGTAATAAATGCTGTCATTTAAAGTAACGAGGCTTACATTTTCTATTCGTTTCCAGTCAACAGCTATAGCATTGTTTGGAGTTTGAATGTCTTTTGTTTCAAAAATAGGTTCATACACCATTTTGTCTAAAGTGTATGGTTTCCATTTGGTTGTAGCATGATAAGCTCCGCTAAAGGCAAATGTCAAGGTGAATAAGGAAACCCAAATTCCGATTTGGCGGTGGTATTTTCTGAGGCCTTTTTTAGGAGTTAAACTGTCTGTTTTTTTGAATTGCTTCCAAAATAAACCATAGATTATAATTCCGCTAATAGCCGAAAGGAAGATGATGGAAAGAAACAAAAACATCACAACAATACGAATACTGTTGTTGGTAATCCAATCAATAAAAGCCCAATTATGGAAAGTGTCAAAAAACCAGATAAAAACTTGTCTTGATTTCGGGTTGTAAGTGGCCAATTTGCTTGATGCCGTTTCAACATAAACTTGCATTCCGTCTGGACGATCAAATGTTGTCTTGTAAACTGGTAAATACCGATTGACGTATTTGTATTGAGCCGTAAATTGGGTTATTAAATCCGTTTTGCTTATTGTACTTTTTTGATCGTCTAGAAAATAACGGGATAGCCAATTTGCATATTTTTGGTCTCCATTTTCCAGTTTTTTTGCATCTAAAGTTTTAAAATAGATCAATTCGTCGTTTACCGTTTTTACTTGATAAAAGGTTGAATTGTCAAATGATACGATTCGGAAATTTTTGAATGCGGTTATTTTATTTTTTTGTAAAACCTCTTGGATTGAAATAACTAATTGAGATTTATCAATTGGTTTTACTTCAAGACGTTCGTTGGCTATTTCTGGTTTGAAAAAATGCGCCATAAAAGGATGCATTAATCCAGATAATGTCCAGAAAATAACTGGAATTAGTGTAATGATTCCTATTGTACGGTGCCATTTGTACATTTTTTGTTTCAATTTTTTGACTAGTTTGGAATCTTTCTTTTTTGAAAGTTTTTCTTCTTTTAGTGTATTGTTCATTGTTTTCTTTTTGAATTATATAACCCTTTCAGAGTTCAAAACTCTGAAAGGGTTGAATAAATTAGTTATTTTCTTAATGAAAAATTATATTGCAAACCTATTAAAAATGTTCTCGGAGCTGCAGCAGTATAAGTGGGTTGAGAGGTTGCAGTATTTCCTCGAGTTACGTTATAGGCATATAATTTGTCCGTAAGATTGATTATGTTTCCATAAATTTCAATTCCCTTCCATTCGTATCCAGCTCTGAAATTAAAAATATCATAACCAACATATTTTACGGTATTGATTTGATCTTGATAATATTTACCAACCGATTGCCATTCTATCGAAGTTCTGAATTTTGGTAACCAATTTGGGTAATAACTGATTTCTGAATTTCCAGACCATCTAGGAGCTTGAGGCATTTCTTTTCCATCCAAATTTCTCAAAGGATCTGTTGGAAAATCAGAAACTTTAAAATCTATAAAAGTATGTTCGGCAATAGTTCCCCCAAATCGAATATTCAACTGATCCGATAAAAATTTGAAATTTCCTCCAAATTCAATTCCTTTATGTCTCGTTTCACCAGCAGAACGATAATCGGTAGAGTTATCTGGCAAGCGAATGCTCAATAATTCGTTCTTGCCTTCCATGTAATAAACGGCATAGTCAAAGTTTAATTTGCCTTGAAAAAAGGATAACCAACCTCCAATTTCATAATTATTGAATGTTGCCGGTTCTAAGTTATAATAAAACGCAGCAGGTTTTCCTGATGTTCCTCCTGTTCCTGTTTTGGCTCTAAAAATAGAGGTGATGCCTGGAGGAGCAAACCCTTGGGAATAATTTCCGTAAATTCCAGTAAATGAAACAGGATTATAGTTGGCACCCGCTTTGAAAGTAGGTTTGTCATATATTTTGGTACCTGTAGAAAGGTCAAGTGCATTATTGTAATCTGCTTTTAGGTTGTCATAACGAGCGCCTGCAGTTATAACCAATTTTTCAAAAGGGTTGATGCTTACTTGTGTATAACCTGCTGTGTTAAAAATGTCAGCGGTGTAGTCTGATAATTTTACATCGGGACGTTCGGCTGT includes these proteins:
- a CDS encoding PepSY-associated TM helix domain-containing protein, with amino-acid sequence MNNTLKEEKLSKKKDSKLVKKLKQKMYKWHRTIGIITLIPVIFWTLSGLMHPFMAHFFKPEIANERLEVKPIDKSQLVISIQEVLQKNKITAFKNFRIVSFDNSTFYQVKTVNDELIYFKTLDAKKLENGDQKYANWLSRYFLDDQKSTISKTDLITQFTAQYKYVNRYLPVYKTTFDRPDGMQVYVETASSKLATYNPKSRQVFIWFFDTFHNWAFIDWITNNSIRIVVMFLFLSIIFLSAISGIIIYGLFWKQFKKTDSLTPKKGLRKYHRQIGIWVSLFTLTFAFSGAYHATTKWKPYTLDKMVYEPIFETKDIQTPNNAIAVDWKRIENVSLVTLNDSIYYRCQLTLAKNKKYEAPKIDSKSKWDKKENPKSEILYINTTTNKVAPNLDLEYAKFLASFFSDTVTKEACCEMEGGTTEKTSLENIPLLETKVLSDFESREYGFVNKRLPVIKLAYDTPEKTTYFIETATSRLAAAIQNSDKVEGYSFAIFHKFLFMDWAGKNIRDLTMVLAALTVLIVSVLGLILFLKKK